The following coding sequences lie in one Synechococcus sp. CC9902 genomic window:
- a CDS encoding STAS domain-containing protein — translation MPEGPEPISELQRLTVSLRGGFEQKDRCLVFHFTGQLDAYSEKQFSEYASDVLKANKLPALFDLSKIDFVDSSGLGALVQLAKQCTDAKRAFQLVGNTRVAQTIKLVRLEEFLHLVNDVPTALSNLSA, via the coding sequence ATGCCCGAGGGGCCTGAACCCATCAGCGAGCTTCAACGACTCACCGTTTCACTGCGAGGCGGGTTTGAACAAAAGGATCGATGTCTGGTGTTTCATTTCACTGGGCAACTTGATGCGTATTCCGAAAAACAGTTTTCCGAATACGCATCCGATGTGTTGAAAGCCAACAAACTTCCGGCGTTGTTCGATCTGAGCAAGATCGACTTTGTCGATTCGTCTGGCTTGGGTGCCCTTGTTCAGCTTGCAAAGCAGTGCACCGATGCCAAGCGGGCCTTTCAGCTTGTGGGCAATACGCGGGTAGCGCAAACCATCAAATTGGTGCGACTCGAGGAGTTTTTACACCTGGTGAATGACGTGCCGACAGCTCTCAGTAACTTGTCGGCTTGA
- the trpD gene encoding anthranilate phosphoribosyltransferase: MAAVPSTISWPQRLEQLLQGQDLSASEASSLMQAWLAEELSPVQTGAFLAGLRAKGMVADELAAMASVLRGACPLPCDRPNLAMVDTCGTGGDGADTFNISTAVAFTAAALGVNVAKHGNRSASGKVGSADVLEGLGLNLKAPLASVVEAISTTGVTFLFAPAWHPALVNLAPLRRSLGVRTVFNLLGPLVNPLQPQAQVLGVARADLLDPMAGALDQLGLDRAVVVHGAGGLDEASLAGANELRMVEAGKPIATRFVSPDDLGLAAAPLEALRGGDLADNQRILENVLKGEATPAQIDVVAFNTALVLWVAGVELDLKAAARRASDTLRDGLPWQKLQDLQRALSHGNGQ, encoded by the coding sequence ATGGCTGCAGTGCCCTCCACGATTTCTTGGCCCCAACGTCTCGAGCAGCTATTGCAGGGGCAGGATCTTTCGGCCTCTGAAGCATCGTCTTTGATGCAAGCGTGGCTGGCGGAGGAGTTGTCTCCTGTTCAAACGGGTGCCTTCCTTGCCGGGTTGCGTGCCAAAGGGATGGTGGCTGATGAACTGGCCGCGATGGCCTCAGTGCTGCGTGGGGCTTGTCCGCTGCCCTGTGATCGCCCAAATTTGGCAATGGTGGATACCTGTGGCACGGGAGGAGACGGGGCTGACACCTTCAACATTTCCACAGCCGTGGCTTTCACCGCTGCCGCCCTCGGGGTGAATGTGGCCAAACATGGCAATCGCAGTGCGAGCGGCAAGGTGGGCTCTGCAGATGTGTTGGAAGGCTTAGGCCTCAACCTCAAAGCCCCGCTTGCCTCCGTTGTGGAGGCCATCTCCACAACGGGAGTCACCTTTTTATTTGCTCCGGCATGGCATCCAGCTCTGGTGAACCTGGCTCCCTTGCGTCGCAGTCTTGGCGTTCGCACTGTGTTCAACCTGCTGGGCCCTCTGGTGAATCCTCTTCAACCTCAGGCCCAGGTGCTTGGGGTAGCCCGAGCTGATTTGCTCGATCCGATGGCTGGAGCCCTCGACCAACTGGGGTTAGACCGCGCCGTAGTCGTGCATGGCGCTGGCGGTTTGGACGAAGCCTCCCTGGCAGGAGCGAACGAATTACGCATGGTCGAAGCAGGAAAACCGATTGCGACACGCTTTGTCTCTCCAGACGACTTAGGGCTGGCTGCTGCACCGCTCGAGGCATTACGGGGTGGCGATTTGGCAGACAACCAGCGGATTCTTGAAAACGTCTTAAAGGGTGAGGCAACTCCTGCCCAGATTGATGTTGTGGCTTTCAACACGGCCTTGGTTCTCTGGGTGGCTGGTGTGGAACTCGATCTGAAAGCAGCCGCTCGACGGGCGTCAGACACACTCCGCGACGGTCTGCCTTGGCAAAAACTTCAGGACCTGCAACGGGCCTTGTCCCATGGAAATGGACAATGA
- the msrA gene encoding peptide-methionine (S)-S-oxide reductase MsrA — MLPSWLSPGGSDEQKNASVHAVLGTPLRAPLLDDQEEAVFACGCFWGAEKGFWRLPGVVSTAVGYAGGNVENPSYNQVCSGRTGHTEVVRVVWSSPAIDFSDLLKLFWECHDPTQGNRQGNDTGSQYRSAIYTTTEQQLLLANASKEAYQVELNQRGFGAITTEILADQQFFFAEEYHQQYLAKPGSRPYCSAMPTQALLADFSGAAYKLPNKVWDNYDWSIQHCVLRGDNSPISLH, encoded by the coding sequence ATGCTTCCTTCCTGGCTGTCTCCCGGCGGCAGTGACGAGCAAAAAAATGCTTCGGTCCATGCCGTGTTGGGGACACCTCTTCGGGCTCCACTGTTGGACGACCAAGAGGAAGCGGTGTTTGCCTGCGGATGTTTTTGGGGCGCCGAAAAGGGTTTTTGGCGCTTACCAGGTGTGGTTAGTACGGCTGTGGGCTATGCCGGCGGAAACGTTGAAAATCCCTCCTACAACCAGGTGTGTTCAGGACGCACTGGCCACACGGAAGTTGTTCGGGTGGTTTGGAGCAGCCCAGCGATCGATTTCAGCGATCTCCTGAAATTGTTTTGGGAATGCCATGACCCAACCCAAGGGAATCGCCAAGGCAATGACACAGGCAGCCAATACCGCTCAGCGATCTACACCACAACTGAGCAGCAATTGCTCCTCGCCAATGCGAGTAAAGAGGCCTACCAAGTTGAATTGAACCAGCGCGGTTTCGGAGCGATCACCACCGAAATCTTGGCGGATCAACAGTTTTTCTTTGCCGAGGAATACCACCAGCAGTACCTCGCCAAGCCTGGCAGCCGCCCCTACTGCTCAGCGATGCCGACGCAGGCATTGCTGGCGGATTTTTCTGGCGCTGCCTACAAACTCCCAAACAAGGTGTGGGACAACTACGACTGGAGCATTCAGCACTGCGTTCTTCGCGGCGACAACAGCCCAATTTCGCTCCATTGA
- the gatA gene encoding Asp-tRNA(Asn)/Glu-tRNA(Gln) amidotransferase subunit GatA has product MDRKTMTISAWRQQLQNGDISSRELVDQHIERLETAEPSLSVYNEITVERARADADRIDAARAAGESLGPLAGLPLAIKDNLCTRGVRTTCSSRMLEHFVPPYESTATERLWQAGGVLVGKTNLDEFAMGGSTETSAFGATHNPWNLDHVPGGSSGGSAAAVASGSCIASLGSDTGGSIRQPASFCGVVGLKPTYGRVSRWGLVAFASSLDQVGPFATSVADAAELLQVIAGPDPRDSTCLNVEVPDYSAGLNQSIKGLKVGVIKECFDAKGLDGEVNASVRAAAAQLEALGAELVEVSCPRFNDGIATYYVIAPSEASANLARYDGVKYGFRAADAESLATMTSSSRAEGFGEEVQRRILIGTYALSAGYVDAYYKKAQQVRTLIRRDFDAAFQSVDVLLTPTAPSPAFKAGAHKDDPLAMYLADLLTIPVNLAGLPAISVPCGFSQTGLPIGVQLIGNVLDEARLLQVAHQYEQAADVLSQRPKAPLVP; this is encoded by the coding sequence ATGGATCGCAAGACCATGACGATCAGCGCGTGGCGTCAGCAACTGCAGAACGGTGATATTTCATCCCGTGAGCTTGTTGATCAGCACATCGAAAGGCTGGAAACTGCTGAACCGTCCCTCAGTGTTTACAACGAGATCACGGTTGAGCGAGCTCGGGCCGATGCGGATCGCATCGATGCTGCCCGTGCTGCCGGTGAATCGCTGGGTCCACTAGCCGGCTTGCCGCTGGCGATCAAGGACAACCTCTGCACGCGAGGTGTGCGAACCACCTGTTCAAGCCGAATGCTTGAACATTTCGTTCCGCCCTATGAGTCCACCGCTACGGAGCGTCTGTGGCAGGCCGGAGGGGTTCTGGTTGGTAAAACCAACCTCGATGAATTCGCGATGGGTGGCTCGACTGAAACCTCGGCGTTTGGTGCAACGCACAACCCTTGGAATCTCGACCACGTCCCAGGCGGTAGCTCTGGTGGCAGTGCGGCGGCGGTTGCCTCCGGCAGTTGTATTGCATCGCTGGGTTCTGATACCGGCGGATCGATCCGTCAGCCAGCGTCCTTCTGCGGTGTTGTTGGCTTGAAACCCACCTATGGCCGGGTGAGTCGTTGGGGCCTGGTGGCGTTTGCGAGCTCCCTCGATCAAGTGGGTCCTTTTGCAACCTCCGTGGCCGATGCGGCTGAGCTGTTACAGGTGATTGCTGGGCCCGATCCGCGCGATTCAACCTGTCTGAACGTTGAGGTTCCCGACTATTCAGCCGGTCTGAACCAGTCGATCAAGGGGCTGAAGGTAGGGGTGATCAAGGAATGCTTTGACGCCAAGGGGCTGGATGGCGAAGTCAACGCATCTGTGCGGGCCGCAGCCGCGCAGCTTGAGGCCCTTGGCGCTGAATTGGTTGAGGTGAGTTGCCCTCGGTTTAACGACGGCATCGCCACGTATTACGTGATCGCTCCTTCAGAGGCATCGGCCAATTTGGCTCGTTACGACGGCGTGAAGTACGGCTTCCGGGCTGCGGATGCGGAGAGTTTGGCAACGATGACGTCGAGCAGTCGGGCTGAAGGCTTTGGTGAAGAGGTCCAACGGCGGATCTTGATCGGTACCTATGCCCTGTCCGCTGGATATGTCGATGCGTACTACAAGAAAGCCCAGCAGGTGCGCACGTTGATCCGCCGCGATTTTGATGCCGCGTTCCAATCGGTTGATGTGCTGCTCACCCCTACGGCGCCCTCTCCCGCCTTCAAGGCTGGGGCCCACAAAGATGATCCTTTGGCGATGTATCTGGCGGATCTCCTAACGATCCCAGTCAATTTGGCTGGTTTGCCTGCGATCAGTGTTCCCTGCGGTTTTAGTCAAACGGGGCTGCCCATCGGTGTGCAGTTGATTGGCAATGTGCTCGATGAGGCGCGTTTGCTCCAGGTTGCCCACCAATACGAACAAGCGGCTGATGTGTTGTCCCAACGCCCGAAGGCACCATTGGTGCCTTAA
- a CDS encoding DUF1816 domain-containing protein yields the protein MSPLIRPLRSLANGLGVAWWARIQTSGPDVTYWFGPFITKSGLESQLSTFLDDINSEHPQSISHSLLRTRRGEPLTITSEG from the coding sequence ATGAGCCCACTGATCCGGCCACTGCGAAGCCTCGCCAATGGCCTCGGTGTTGCTTGGTGGGCACGGATCCAAACATCTGGGCCAGATGTCACCTACTGGTTCGGTCCATTCATCACCAAATCAGGCTTGGAGTCACAGTTATCCACCTTCTTGGACGACATCAATTCCGAGCATCCCCAGTCCATCAGCCATTCGTTGCTGCGCACGCGAAGGGGTGAACCCTTAACCATCACCAGTGAGGGGTGA
- a CDS encoding Mini-ribonuclease 3 produces MNDWIRAQVGRGGADKLGPLQLAWIGDAVWELHQRLRLGARPGRSDALHKAVVAEVRADAQSNLLAWLEQQGLLHAEELDLVRRGRNSAGRGPRRADAAVYARATGFETMVGWLFLNNPVRLAELLDQLEMAGSNSITPPPTP; encoded by the coding sequence TTGAACGATTGGATTCGAGCCCAGGTTGGCCGTGGTGGTGCCGACAAGTTGGGGCCGCTTCAGTTGGCTTGGATCGGTGATGCGGTTTGGGAGCTTCACCAGCGTCTTCGTCTGGGGGCACGTCCAGGACGATCCGATGCGCTGCATAAGGCTGTCGTGGCAGAGGTTCGTGCTGATGCGCAGTCGAACCTTTTGGCGTGGCTTGAACAGCAAGGTTTGCTCCACGCGGAGGAGCTCGATCTGGTCCGACGGGGTCGCAACAGTGCCGGGCGCGGTCCTCGGCGAGCTGATGCGGCTGTGTATGCAAGGGCCACAGGGTTTGAGACAATGGTGGGCTGGCTGTTTCTGAACAATCCAGTCCGGCTGGCTGAGCTCCTCGATCAACTGGAGATGGCCGGATCCAATTCGATAACCCCGCCCCCAACTCCATGA
- the pstS gene encoding phosphate ABC transporter substrate-binding protein PstS — MFKPWTSFMTATHRVLARVSLVACCVGLAACSGNQAVKRLNGAGATFPAKIYQSWFADLAQSGGSQVNYQAVGSGSGRRAFLDQTVDFAASDDPIKAVDRDQVEQGVVQIPMVGGTIAFGYNKPGCDLKLTQQQAVQVAIGKITNWKDLGCEAGTMTWVHRSDGSGTTKAFTNSMQAFSPEWSLGTGKSVQWPVGVGGKGNSGVAGVIENREGAIGYVNQSFIKGNVVAAALENKSGEFLKPSVESGAISLNSIQLDQYLAGTNPNPTNKGAYPIATLTWVLAYETGNGDKTSAIKDVLNYMLSDGSQDKAPSLGFVPLKGDILKASKAAVNKIEK; from the coding sequence ATGTTCAAGCCTTGGACGTCATTCATGACTGCTACGCATCGGGTTCTGGCTCGCGTTTCGCTGGTCGCGTGTTGTGTTGGCCTTGCCGCGTGCAGTGGCAACCAAGCTGTAAAACGCTTGAACGGGGCTGGTGCAACGTTCCCAGCAAAGATCTACCAGAGCTGGTTTGCTGATCTGGCCCAATCCGGTGGATCCCAAGTGAACTATCAAGCGGTTGGCTCGGGTTCAGGCCGTCGAGCCTTTTTGGATCAAACCGTTGATTTCGCAGCATCGGATGATCCAATCAAGGCAGTTGATCGTGACCAGGTTGAACAAGGTGTGGTTCAAATTCCAATGGTGGGTGGAACCATCGCATTCGGATACAACAAACCTGGTTGTGATTTAAAACTCACGCAGCAGCAAGCTGTTCAAGTTGCCATTGGCAAGATCACGAATTGGAAAGATCTTGGTTGTGAAGCTGGAACCATGACCTGGGTGCATCGTTCCGATGGTTCTGGCACCACCAAAGCTTTTACGAATTCCATGCAGGCGTTTTCACCTGAGTGGTCCCTCGGCACGGGTAAGTCTGTTCAATGGCCTGTGGGGGTTGGTGGCAAAGGAAATTCTGGCGTTGCAGGTGTGATTGAAAACCGTGAGGGGGCGATCGGATATGTGAATCAGTCTTTTATCAAAGGAAATGTTGTTGCCGCTGCACTTGAAAATAAATCAGGTGAGTTTTTAAAGCCTTCTGTTGAGTCTGGAGCGATTTCATTAAACAGCATCCAACTTGATCAATATCTTGCTGGTACAAATCCAAACCCAACCAATAAAGGTGCCTATCCAATCGCGACCCTCACATGGGTATTGGCCTATGAAACAGGCAACGGCGATAAAACATCGGCTATTAAAGATGTACTGAATTACATGTTGTCTGATGGTTCCCAAGACAAGGCGCCTTCCCTTGGATTTGTTCCTCTAAAGGGGGATATCTTGAAGGCTTCTAAAGCTGCTGTTAATAAGATTGAAAAATAA
- the rlmB gene encoding 23S rRNA (guanosine(2251)-2'-O)-methyltransferase RlmB, which translates to MSPRFERRSGGPSRDGRQGGANGGRSSGGRPPSSGGRPPSSGYSNRDSDSRSPRGYDDRRPSRERPSGDRPYGNRPSASRSSNERFTNDRFSRDRGSSDRSFSDRASSDRSSTDRYSANRSSGDRFSKDRFSSNRSPSNRFPRERPSSNGPSGDRPYGRRDGSASRSYGQRGQEGSRPYARRDDRRDDRRDDRRDDRAPRFSGRPDDDGKRSYERRDDQGTRSSAPNRFRSDRPAQGRFRDRSERSPDRYRSGDERRQSSPRPRFGDSGPRSQRPNLQPEAEASTPPADDLIWGRHASQAALESGRPIHRIWCTPEMRSAPKFLQLLREAKTSGVLVEEVTWARLAQVTGGSVHQGIALQTAAADTLDLSALIEGCSELGEPPLLLALDGITDPHNLGAVVRSAEAMGAHGLVLPQRRSAGLTGSAAKVAAGAMEHLPVARVVNLNRSLEKLKDSGYRVIGLAAEGDVTLMDVDLEGPLVLVTGSEDQGLSLLTRRHCDQLVRIPLRGITPSLNASVATALCVYEVARRNWMKDIHGQAPSPPIVRPQMKTQEVSPPAPPLSEPPVGETSNTDPSNTDSSNTEVSASDHASEDNASLHQQLSDSPGSDQSDLMKTESPQADSSPPAPTIELELSGSKPEPDLQFDQSIKLSP; encoded by the coding sequence ATGAGCCCTCGCTTTGAACGTCGTTCCGGCGGCCCCTCCCGCGATGGTCGCCAGGGAGGGGCTAACGGTGGTCGCTCGTCTGGAGGACGCCCGCCTTCGTCAGGAGGACGCCCGCCGTCATCTGGTTATTCCAACCGGGATTCCGACAGCAGATCGCCGCGGGGATATGACGATCGCCGACCGTCGAGGGAGCGCCCGAGCGGTGATCGCCCATACGGGAATCGACCATCCGCCAGCCGTTCATCGAATGAGCGGTTTACGAACGACCGTTTTTCTCGCGATCGCGGCTCCTCTGATCGGTCCTTCAGCGACCGCGCATCGAGTGACCGCTCTTCAACTGATCGCTACTCAGCAAACCGCTCATCGGGTGATCGGTTTTCGAAGGATCGCTTCTCCAGTAACCGTTCGCCCAGCAATCGTTTCCCGAGAGAGCGACCCTCTAGTAACGGTCCATCAGGCGACCGTCCTTATGGACGCCGGGATGGCTCTGCATCGCGTTCCTATGGCCAGAGAGGGCAGGAGGGATCGCGTCCCTATGCACGCCGCGATGACCGCAGAGATGACCGCCGCGATGACCGTCGCGATGATCGTGCTCCGCGCTTTTCAGGACGCCCTGATGACGATGGCAAGCGTTCCTATGAGCGCCGTGATGACCAGGGCACGCGTTCTTCAGCTCCAAATCGGTTCCGTTCGGATCGCCCGGCCCAAGGACGCTTCCGAGATCGCTCTGAACGATCACCAGATCGATACCGTTCCGGTGATGAGCGTCGCCAGTCGTCCCCAAGGCCCCGCTTTGGCGACTCGGGTCCCCGCTCCCAGCGTCCCAATTTGCAGCCCGAGGCTGAAGCCTCGACGCCGCCCGCAGATGATTTGATTTGGGGGCGCCACGCTTCCCAGGCCGCCCTGGAATCAGGCCGCCCGATCCACAGGATCTGGTGCACGCCAGAGATGCGCAGTGCTCCGAAATTTCTTCAATTGCTTCGTGAAGCCAAAACCTCGGGTGTCCTGGTGGAAGAGGTCACCTGGGCACGTCTTGCGCAAGTCACAGGTGGCTCTGTTCACCAGGGCATTGCGCTCCAGACCGCCGCTGCAGACACCTTGGATCTCAGTGCCCTCATCGAGGGTTGCTCCGAGCTTGGTGAGCCCCCCTTATTGCTTGCCCTCGATGGGATTACGGACCCCCACAACCTTGGTGCCGTCGTCCGGTCTGCCGAGGCGATGGGGGCCCATGGTCTTGTTTTGCCACAACGTCGGAGTGCAGGCTTAACGGGCTCTGCCGCCAAAGTGGCTGCGGGTGCGATGGAGCACCTACCTGTTGCGCGTGTCGTCAATCTCAATCGCTCCCTCGAGAAGCTCAAGGATTCGGGCTACAGGGTGATCGGCCTCGCCGCCGAGGGCGACGTCACGCTTATGGATGTGGATCTAGAGGGTCCGCTCGTGTTGGTGACGGGTTCGGAAGACCAGGGTCTGTCGTTGCTGACGCGGCGCCACTGCGACCAATTGGTGCGAATTCCCCTGCGTGGCATCACCCCCAGCCTGAATGCCTCAGTGGCAACCGCACTGTGTGTCTACGAGGTGGCTCGCCGCAACTGGATGAAAGACATTCATGGTCAGGCTCCATCACCGCCGATTGTGCGTCCCCAGATGAAAACGCAAGAGGTGTCTCCCCCAGCCCCTCCTCTGTCTGAACCGCCTGTGGGTGAAACGTCGAACACTGATCCGTCGAACACTGATTCATCGAACACGGAAGTATCAGCATCTGACCACGCAAGCGAAGACAACGCATCGCTCCATCAACAGCTGTCTGATTCGCCGGGTTCTGACCAGTCAGATTTGATGAAAACGGAGTCTCCTCAAGCGGATTCCAGCCCCCCTGCACCCACGATTGAGCTTGAATTATCTGGCTCTAAACCTGAACCAGACCTTCAGTTCGATCAGAGCATCAAGCTTTCCCCATAA
- the carA gene encoding glutamine-hydrolyzing carbamoyl-phosphate synthase small subunit codes for MPDSPSGEAHLVLADGTVLSGVGFGHRGTAVGEVVFNTGMTGYQEVLTDPSYEGQLVTFTYPELGNTGVNADDQEADSPHARGVIARQLAPKFSNWRSQDSLESWMDAHQLVGICGVDTRALVRHLRDCGAMNGVICSDGRSPAALLEELRTAPSMEGLNLASRVSTKESYRWTNACRVDFDQRLHNNPSRPFHVVAIDFGIKRAILDRLVAHGCEVTVLPVDSDLTTVRSHQPDGVFLSNGPGDPAAVTQGIALAKDLLQEQNLPLFGICLGHQILGLALGGSTFKLAYGHRGLNHPCGTTGQVEITSQNHGFALDANSLASDQIEVTHFNLNDRTVAAIAHREKPIFGVQYHPEASPGPHDADHHFSRFVALMTERRTVGG; via the coding sequence ATGCCTGATTCCCCATCCGGCGAAGCGCACCTCGTACTCGCCGATGGCACTGTCCTGAGCGGTGTGGGTTTTGGACACCGCGGTACAGCGGTTGGAGAGGTTGTTTTTAATACAGGGATGACTGGCTATCAGGAGGTCTTGACCGATCCCTCCTATGAAGGTCAGTTAGTGACTTTCACCTATCCCGAGCTTGGGAATACCGGTGTGAATGCCGATGATCAGGAGGCTGACTCTCCCCATGCTCGTGGGGTCATCGCTCGGCAGTTGGCACCCAAATTCAGCAATTGGCGCAGCCAGGATTCCCTTGAATCTTGGATGGATGCCCATCAATTGGTGGGCATTTGCGGCGTCGATACGCGCGCCCTCGTTCGCCATCTCCGTGATTGCGGTGCGATGAACGGTGTGATTTGTAGTGATGGCCGCAGTCCGGCTGCTCTGCTCGAAGAGCTGCGGACCGCTCCTTCGATGGAGGGATTGAATCTGGCAAGTCGTGTTTCGACGAAAGAGTCCTATCGCTGGACCAATGCTTGTCGCGTCGACTTTGATCAGCGCCTACACAACAACCCCAGTCGACCGTTCCACGTGGTGGCGATCGACTTTGGAATCAAGCGCGCCATTTTGGATCGTCTTGTGGCCCATGGTTGTGAGGTCACGGTTCTGCCGGTGGATAGCGATCTCACCACGGTTCGCTCCCATCAGCCTGATGGTGTTTTTCTCTCCAATGGTCCTGGTGATCCGGCCGCTGTAACCCAGGGCATTGCATTGGCCAAGGATCTTCTTCAGGAACAAAATCTTCCGCTGTTTGGAATCTGCCTTGGGCACCAGATTCTTGGTTTGGCCTTGGGGGGGTCCACCTTCAAGCTCGCCTATGGCCATCGCGGCTTGAATCATCCCTGCGGGACCACTGGACAGGTGGAGATCACAAGCCAAAACCACGGATTCGCTTTGGACGCGAATTCCCTTGCATCAGATCAGATCGAGGTCACCCATTTCAATCTCAACGATCGAACCGTTGCGGCCATCGCCCACCGTGAGAAACCCATCTTTGGTGTTCAGTACCACCCAGAGGCAAGTCCTGGTCCCCACGATGCGGACCATCACTTTTCCCGTTTCGTGGCCTTGATGACTGAACGGCGCACGGTGGGTGGTTGA
- a CDS encoding ABC transporter ATP-binding protein codes for MAAFRLDLIGRYLRPHRKTVVIGAIALVLVNFLRVTIPLEVRNVVDELQQGFSYTGILRQAGWIVVLTTTMAVIRLISRQLVFGIGRQVEVDLRQRLFQHMLRQEPNWVQTTGSGEVISRATSDVENIRRLLGFAILSLTNTLLAYAMTLPAMLAIDPKLTLAAVGLYPLMLGTVRLFGGRMMRQQRAQQEELAGLSNLIQEDLSGIGAIKIYGQEASEQDAFSGRNRRYRDSAIRLARTRSTLFPLLEGISSISLLLLLAIGSGQLEAGTLSIGGLVALIIYVEQLVFPTALLGFTLNTFQTGQVSLERVEELLQREPAIQDRPSTTSITKQEHQPRGRFEAHNLKVRYEGADRDTLNGLTFTIEPGELVAVVGAVGCGKTTLARAFGRMVPVAEGELFLDGVDITDLALQELRHDVGIVPQEGFLFTSTLADNLRYGEPEADTTQVETAATQARLADDIKGFPDGYETIVGERGITLSGGQRQRTALGRALLVDAPVLVLDDALASVDNNTAAAILDSIRAQDGRTIVMISHQLSAAAACDRILVMDNGQIVQQGHHNQLIQVAGVYRRLWEREQAVEELDAMAS; via the coding sequence ATGGCCGCATTCCGTCTTGATCTGATCGGCCGTTATTTACGTCCCCATCGAAAAACGGTGGTGATCGGAGCCATCGCGCTGGTTCTCGTCAATTTCCTCAGGGTCACCATTCCGCTTGAGGTTCGAAATGTCGTCGACGAGTTACAGCAAGGGTTTTCATACACAGGGATCCTCCGGCAAGCGGGCTGGATCGTGGTGCTCACCACGACGATGGCGGTGATTCGCTTGATCTCACGCCAGCTGGTGTTTGGGATCGGACGCCAGGTGGAAGTGGATCTACGACAACGTTTGTTTCAACACATGTTGCGGCAGGAGCCGAACTGGGTTCAAACCACCGGTAGCGGTGAAGTGATCAGCCGGGCCACTAGCGATGTGGAAAATATCCGCCGCTTGCTGGGGTTCGCGATTCTCAGCCTCACCAACACGCTGCTGGCTTACGCCATGACCTTGCCGGCGATGCTGGCGATTGATCCAAAACTCACCCTGGCAGCTGTTGGGCTTTACCCCCTGATGCTGGGCACGGTGCGGTTGTTTGGTGGTCGAATGATGCGCCAACAGCGGGCTCAACAAGAGGAACTCGCAGGGTTAAGCAACCTGATTCAGGAGGATTTGTCCGGGATCGGTGCGATCAAAATTTATGGACAAGAAGCATCCGAACAGGATGCTTTTTCAGGGCGAAACCGGCGCTATCGCGACAGTGCGATCCGCCTCGCACGAACCCGCAGCACGCTGTTTCCTCTTTTAGAGGGAATTTCTTCGATTTCGCTGCTGCTACTCCTCGCCATCGGTAGCGGCCAACTCGAAGCAGGAACGCTCAGCATCGGCGGACTGGTTGCTCTGATTATTTACGTCGAGCAATTGGTCTTCCCCACGGCGCTGTTGGGATTCACGCTCAACACCTTTCAAACCGGTCAAGTGAGTCTTGAGCGTGTGGAAGAACTTCTCCAACGCGAACCAGCCATCCAGGACCGACCCTCCACAACCTCCATTACCAAGCAGGAGCATCAGCCCCGCGGACGGTTCGAAGCTCACAATCTCAAAGTTCGCTACGAGGGGGCTGATCGCGACACCCTCAACGGACTGACGTTCACGATCGAACCAGGCGAGTTGGTGGCCGTTGTTGGCGCCGTTGGCTGTGGGAAGACAACCCTGGCCAGGGCCTTCGGACGGATGGTGCCTGTGGCGGAAGGAGAACTCTTCCTCGATGGAGTCGACATCACCGATCTCGCCCTACAGGAGCTTCGCCACGACGTGGGCATCGTTCCCCAGGAGGGATTTCTGTTCACGAGCACCCTGGCGGACAACCTCCGTTACGGGGAGCCGGAGGCCGACACGACTCAAGTGGAAACGGCAGCAACCCAAGCCCGATTAGCCGACGACATCAAAGGCTTCCCCGATGGTTACGAGACGATCGTGGGAGAACGGGGAATCACGTTGAGTGGAGGGCAACGCCAGCGCACGGCCCTCGGTCGCGCGCTCCTGGTGGATGCCCCAGTTCTGGTGCTGGATGATGCCCTCGCCAGCGTGGATAACAACACGGCCGCAGCGATTCTCGACTCCATACGTGCGCAAGATGGGCGAACGATTGTGATGATCAGCCACCAACTCTCAGCAGCTGCTGCTTGCGATCGGATTCTGGTGATGGACAACGGTCAAATCGTTCAACAAGGGCATCACAATCAACTGATTCAGGTTGCTGGCGTTTATCGCCGTCTGTGGGAACGAGAGCAAGCGGTGGAAGAGCTCGACGCGATGGCTTCTTAA